CTGGACACCCCGGTCACGGCGACCTCACCCGACGGCCCGGAACGCCGGGATGTCCCCACGCTCGTCCTCAGCCTGGTCATCCTCGCGGCGCTCGTGACCGCTGGTGTGATGCTCAGTCTGCTGAGCAGCCGGTTCGGACCGCTGGACGATGAGGCGATTCCGACCGGCGTGGCCCTCCAGGCGGCCTCAGCCAGCAGCGCACTCGGGGACCACCCGGCCTCCCTGGCCATCGATGGTGACACGGCGACCGCCTGGACCGAAGCGGCCAGCGGATCGGGTCAGGACCAGTGGTTGGAGGTGACGATGGCGAGCGAGGTCTCCGTCAGCCGGATCCTGCTGTGGAACGGCGACCAGCGCGACGACACCCGCTTCGACGAGAACGGCCGGGCAGCCGCCATCCGCATCGAGGTCACCGACGACGTCGCCGACCGGCAGTTCCGCGTCGTCCTGGAGGACACCAGCGGTCCCCAGCAGGTCGACCTGCCCGAGCCGGTCGTCACCGACCGCGTCCGGGTCGTGGTGGAGGACGCGATCGCGGGAG
The sequence above is a segment of the Euzebya tangerina genome. Coding sequences within it:
- a CDS encoding NADase-type glycan-binding domain-containing protein; translated protein: MSAVSEDEPAGATACPHCDAPVMADQRFCTNCGGSLTAAAEVAADLTDQKAARLVECDVCGAGNAQSRPLCAVCSAPLRDEIPGGDALPEELDTPVTATSPDGPERRDVPTLVLSLVILAALVTAGVMLSLLSSRFGPLDDEAIPTGVALQAASASSALGDHPASLAIDGDTATAWTEAASGSGQDQWLEVTMASEVSVSRILLWNGDQRDDTRFDENGRAAAIRIEVTDDVADRQFRVVLEDTSGPQQVDLPEPVVTDRVRVVVEDAIAGDRYTDLAISEIVVQAAP